A genome region from Cervus elaphus chromosome 18, mCerEla1.1, whole genome shotgun sequence includes the following:
- the LOC122674713 gene encoding uncharacterized protein LOC122674713 produces MIEREVSPPPPAPPQSTLRVLSAPYHRGTESLSDAKENGWGGGGRPDCCATLAGNLGERGGREQAAAPPPQPPPRLKPPPSCCGRGCFWAEDRGDRRRIRRRGALPRGEGQGAGFQETSLALRAGELRRPNGVKARGSCRARCKEASAARPWRAVGDSQDGAAGTPRAVGRPEGPGGGRGTRVIQPCQQHALGLPGFVRRSEDGDRGLGVRGRGEEAHGKESEIWGPSLKKKNRAREEAIASGRSEVSTREGILKPSLRAALRPPASQRGSDVLNENKVGSARLSPRRVTTRTFFQERRAGGYRRRRQLRKEVRGEGPDRGQGCCTSILSAPEKPSQKRNPCKQIQLPTDWKLLCHCFM; encoded by the exons ATGATTGAAAGGGAagtctcccccccgccccccgcccctccgcAGTCGACACTCCGTGTACTTTCTGCCCCGTACCACCGGGGAACCGAAAGCTTGTCAGATGCAAAAGAAAACggatggggcgggggtgggagacCGGACTGC TGTGCAACACTCGCAGGCAACCTGGGAGAGCGCGGAGGGCGGGAGCAAGCCGCAGCGCCCCCTCCCCAACCTCCCCCGAGGCTGAAGCCTCCGCCCAGCTGCTGTGGGAGGGGGTGCTTCTGGGCGGAGGACAGGGGTGACCGCAGGCGGATCCGCCGGCGTGGCGCGCTTCCCAGAG gagaggggcaaGGGGCAGGGTTCCAGGAGACGTCCCTCGCGCTCCGGGCTGGAGAGCTCCGGAGACCGAACGGTGTCAAGGCCAGAGGAAGCTGCAGGGCGCGCTGCAAGGAGGCGAGCGCCGCCCGGCCTTGGCGCGCTGTGGGCGACTCCCAGGACGGCGCGGCCGGGACGCCGCGAGCCGTGGGGCGTCCG GAGGGTCCCGGAGGAGGACGGGGCACCAGAGTCATACAGCCGTGCCAGCAGCATGCCCTCGGCCTCCCGGGCTTTGTGAGGAGGTCTGAAGATGGGGACAGGGGCTTGGGAGTACGGGGGCGCGGTGAAGAAGCCCacgggaaagaaagtgaaatatgGGG accaagtttaaaaaaaaaaaaccgcgcGAGAGAAGAGGCCATTGCGAGTGGAAGAAGTGAGGTTAGCACAAGGGAAGGAATCCTGAAACCAAGTCTCCGCGCAGCGCTCCGCCCGCCCGCATCGCAGCGAGGCTCCGATGTCCTCAACG AAAACAAAGTGGGCTCCGCACGGCTTTCCCCCAGGCGCGTGACCACCCGGACCTTCTTCCAAGAAAGACGAGCTGGAGGGTATCGAAGGCGGAGGCAACTTCGAAAAG AGGTGCGGGGAGAAGGACCGGACAGAGGCCAGGGTTGCTGCACGTCCATCCTCTCCGCCCCGGAGAAGCCTTCACAAAAGAGAAATCCCTGCAAACAGATTCAACTTCCCACCGATTGGAAGCTGCTTTGCCACTGTTTTATGTAA